GCCAGCGACGTCGTCGCGGTGCGTACGGCGCTGCAGGAGGCCGGCATCGACTACGACTCCGCCGAGGTGCAGTTCGTGGCGAGCATGGACATCCCTGTCGCCGACGCCGCCGCGGCCGGCAAGGTCTTCAGCCTCATCGACGTCGTCGACGACCTCGACGACGTGCAGAACGTCTTCTCCAACGCCGACATCCCCGACGAGGTCATGGAAGCCGTCGACGCCTGACCCTCCTCAGCCGAGAAGTCACCCCTGCAGGTCGAGCGGTCACCACGGTGACCGCTCGACCTGCATATGTGACGCTTCGGCCTGCGGGAGTGACGTTTCGGCGTCCGGGCGTGTCTGGGATCGGTGACGAGTTCGGGAGTCTGTACGCTACGAACAGACGTTCGATGGAGGTGCTGATGCGGGTGCTTGGGATCGACCCCGGCCTGACCCGGTGCGGGATGGGCGTGGTCGACGGATCGCTCGGCCGGCCGCTGTCGATGGTCGACGTCGGCGTGATCCGCACCTCGGCAGACCTGCCCGTCTGGGACCGCCTGGTGAGCATCGAGAAGGGCATCGACGCCTGGATCGAGGAGCACCGGCCCGAGGCGGTGGCGATCGAGCGCATCTTCGCGCGCTCCAACGTGTCCACGATCATGGGCACCGCCCAGGCCAGCGGCCTGGCGATGGTCTGCGCCGCCCGCCGCGGGCTCCCGGTCGCGCTGCACACTCCCTCCGAGGTCAAGGCGGCGGTCTCCGGCAACGGTCGGGCCGACAAGGCCCAGGTGACCGCCATGGTGACCCGCATCCTGCGGCTGCCCACTGCGCCGAAGCCTGCCGACGCGGCCGACGCGCTGGCGCTGGCGATCACCCACCAGTGGCGTGGCGGGGCCAACAACCGCATCGAGGCCGCGGTGGCCGCGGCCGCTCAGCAACCGAGAAGAAGGATCACCCGATGATCGCGTCCGTGCGCGGCACCGTCTCCGCCGTCAGCCTCTCCACCGCCGTCGTGGAGGTCGGTGGCATCGGCATCGAGATGCTCTGCACCCCCAACACGCTGGCCACGCTGCGCCCCGGCGAGGAGGCACACCTGCCGACCAGCCTGGTGGTGCGCGAAGACTCGCTGACCCTGTTCGGTTTCACCGACACCGACGAGCGCACCCTCTTCGAGCTCCTCCAGACCGCCTCCGGGGTCGGCCCGAAGCTCGCCCAGGCGATGCTCGCGGTGCTCTCGCCCGACGGCATCCGCCTGGCCATCTCGAGCGAAGACACCAAGACCCTCACCAAGGTGCCCGGCATCGGCCAGAAGGGCGCCCAGCGAGTCATCCTCGAGCTCAAGGACAGGGTCGGCGCGCCCGCCGGCACCGCCGCCGCGCCGGCGCCGACCGCGGCGTCTGCCCCCTGGCGCGACCAGGTCAGCGAGGCTCTGGTCGGGCTGGGCTACAGCGCGAAGGACGCCGACAAGGCGGTCACCGCGATCGAGCCCGAGGCCGGCGACCAGGCCAACATCTCGTTGCTGCTCCGCGCCGCGCTCCGCACCCTCTCGAAGGCGTAGGACCCCATGCACGAGGACGACCTGGACCGGGCCGAGGACGACTACTTCGCATCCCTCACGCTTGCCGAGGCCGACGGTGACGACCGCGCCGTCGAGGCGGCGCTGCGCCCCAAGACGCTCGACGAGCTGATCGGCCAGCAACGTGTGCGCGAGCAGCTCAGTCTCGTCCTGGAGGCGGCCCGCCGACGCGAGCGGGCCCCCGACCACGTGCTCCTCTCCGGGCCTCCGGGGCTGGGCAAGACCACCCTCGCGATGATCATCGCTGCCGAGATGTCGGCCCCGCTGCGGATCACCTCCGGCCCGGCCATCACCCATGCCGGCGACCTGGCCGCGATCCTGAGCGGCCTCAACGAGGGCGAGGTGCTCTTCGTCGACGAGATCCACCGGATGAGTCGCCCCGCCGAGGAGATGCTCTATCTGGCGATGGAGGACTTCCGCGTCGACGTGGTCATCGGCAAGGGCCCCGGTGCGACCGCCATCCCGATCGACCTGCCGCCGTTCACGCTCGTCGGTGCCACGACCCGGGCCGGCCTGCTCCCCGGGCCGCTGCGCGACAGGTTCGGCTTCACCGGCCACCTCGGGCTCTACGAGCCCGAGGATCTCGAGCTGATCGTGCGCCGTTCCGCCGGCCTGCTCGAGGTCACCCTCCAAGACGACGGCGCCGCCGAGATCGCCGGCCGCTCCCGCGGCACACCACGCATCGCCAACCGGCTGCTGCGCCGCGTACGCGACTATGCGCAGGTCAAGGCCGACGGCACCGTCACCCAGGAGATCGCCGCGAAGGCGCTCGACCTCTACGAGGTCGACGCGCTGGGCCTGGACCGCCTCGATCTCGCCGTCCTCGACGCCCTGTGCCGCAGGTTCGGCGGCGGCCCGGTCGGCATCTCCACCCTCGCTGTCGCGGTGGGGGAGGAGCGCGAGACGGTCGAGGAGGTCGCCGAGCCGTTCCTGGTCCGTTCCGGCTTCCTGGCCCGTACGCCGCGGGGCCGTGTCGCGACCCCGGCCGCCTGGGGTCACCTGGGGCTGCCGGTGCCGGCCAGTGCCGAGGCCGCGGCCTGGTCGGCCGACTCGCTCTGGGATGAGCCCTGAGTCACACTCTCAACCAGGTGCCTGGTTAGACTTGCACGTCGCCGAGCGACTGCCGGTGACCCCTGAGACTGTCGGAGCCGAACCCCCGTGGAATTCCTGCCTTTTATCGTCATCATCGTCCTGTTCTACTTCCTGCTGATCAGGCCTCAGCAGAAGCGTGCGAAGCAGGCCCGTGAGCTGCAGCTCAACCTCCAGCCGGGTGACAAGGTGATGTTGACCGCTGGCGTCTTCGGCACCGTGACCGAGGTCGAGGAGACTACGACCAACATCAAGGTCGAGATCGCCGACGGCGTCGTGATCCAGGTCGTGCGTCAGGCGGTCGCCCAGAAGGTCGACGTCGTGCCCGCCGACGAGATCGACGAGGCCGACGAGACCGAGGAGACCGACGAGGCGAGCGACGACGCCGTCGAGGCCCCGGCCGAGAAGACCTCCGCGGATGCCGACAACGTCATCGTGGACCTCGACAAGAAGGACTGACCACCAACATGGCACGCAAGACAGCGCGCCCCGGCCGGACCCTGGCTCTGCTCTTCCTCGCGATCGCGATCATGTTCGGTGGCATCGCGTTCGCCGGCACCTGGAAGCCAGAGCTGGGCCTGGACCTGCGCGGCGGCACCGAGATCTCGATGACCGCGAAGAACTCCGAGGGCGGTTCGGTCCCGAAGGAGAGCCTCGACGAGGCGAAGTCGATCATCGACCAGCGCGTCAACGGCAGCGGCATCACCGGTGGTCGGGTGACCACCGAGGGCAACGACGTCATCAAGGTCTCCATCCCCGGCACCGGCAAGGTGCAGCAGGAGACCGCCGAGCGCGTTCGTCAGACCGCGAAGCTCCGCTTCCGTCTGGTCGCCTGCAGCCCGCAGAAGCCCTGTGGCGGCGGCGCGGGCGGCAACGACCCCGGCTCGATGATCCAGCAGGACCCCACCGGTGGCGCCGCCCCCGGCACCTCCCCGCGTGCGCCGTTCGCCGGCGAGAAGGCCTCGCCCAGCGAGGGCGAGTCGGCCTCCGGCGACGCGTCGTCGAAGCCGAGCGCCTCGGCCGACGCCGACGCGGAGAAGAAGAGCGACAACGCCACCGTCAAGGTCGACGACGCGGTCAAGTTCATGCGCCAGCCGCCGACGGAGTGGGCGACGAAGTACAGCAGCTTCTCCTGCCCCGCGCCCGGTTCCGACCCGATCGAGGACGTCCCCGGTCAGCCGCTGCTGACCTGTGACGACCAGGGCGCGCCCTACCTGCTGACCCCGGCGGTCATCGAAGGCACCGAGATCAAGGAAGCCTCCTACGGCATCCCGCAGCAGCAGGCCAACTACGTGGTCACCCTCGACTTCAAGTCCGACGGCAACAAGACCTTCGCCGAGACCACCGGCGCGATCGCCGGCTCCGGTGAGCAGTTCGCGATCGTCCTCGACGGCAAGGTCATCTCCGCCCCGACCGCCGACTCGCGGATCAGCGGTGGCGCCCAGATCAGCGGTGACTTCACCCAGAAGACCTCGGCCGCGCTCGCCAACAACCTCAAGTACGGCTCGCTGCCGCTCGACTTCCCCGAGGAAGGCATCCAGACCCGGGTCATCGGCCCGAGCCTCGCCGGCAACCAGCTCACCGCCGGACTCTGGGCGGGCCTGATCGGCCTGATCCTCGTGGTGGTCTTCTCGGTCCTCTACTACCGCGCGATGAGCATCGTGGTGATCGGGTCGCTGGCCGTGGCGGGTGCTGCGACGTACGGGATGGTCCTGCTGCTCAGCGAGACCGCCGGCGTCACCTTGGACCTGCCAGGTGTGGCCGGTCTGATCGTCGGTATCGGTATCACCGCCGACTCCTTCATCATCCTCTACGAGAGGATGCGTGACGACATGCGTGAGGGTCGCTCGATGCGGGTGGCCGTCGACACGGCCTGGGTCCGGGCGCGCAACACCTGTCTGGCCTCCGACGCCGTCTCGTTCCTGGCCGCGTTCGTGCTCTACGTCTTCGCGACCAACGAGGTCAAGGGCTTCGCGTTCATGCTCGGCCTGACCACGATCATCGACGTGCTGGCCTTCTTCTGGTTCACCTACCCGATGACCAAGCTGATGGCCCGCTGGGGCTTCTTCAACAAGGGTCACGTGCTCTCCGGTATGGACCAGCGCGCCATCGGCACCGTCGACGACGCCCGTCCGGGCACCACCACTCTGGTCGGAGGCAAGGCCTGATGAGCAAGATGTCCATCTCCCGGCTCGGCAAGGAGCTCTACACCGGCGAGAAGTCGTTCGACTTCGTCGGCCGCCGGATGCTCTGGTACGCCATCTCGGCCGTCGTTCTCGTCGCCGTCGTCCTCGGCGTCTCCCTCCAGGGCATCAACCTCGGCATCGACTTCACCGGCGGCACGCGTTACACCGTCTCGGTCGAGAAGGCCGACCAGAAGATGGCCGACGAGCTGCGCACGGCCGTGGGTGACACCTCGGTCGAGGCCGCCGACGGCGCCACGGTGCGCACGTCCGGACCCAGGTCGATCGTGATCGAGACCAAGGCGGTCGGCAACGGCTCCGAGGGCGACGCCGACATCATGGGCGCGATCACCAAGACCGCCGACGTGGCCGAGGACGACGTCAGCCGCACCGGCATCGGCCCGAGCTGGGGTGAGCGGGTCGCCTCGAAGGCGGGCCTGGCCCTCGGTATCTTCCTGGTCGGCGTGATCCTCTTCATCTGGATCTACTTCCGAGAGTGGAAGATGTCGGTCGCGGCCGTCGCCGCGCTGCTCCACGACGTGGTCATCACCGTCGGTGTCTATGCGATCGTCGGGTTCGAGGTCACGCCGGCGACCGTCACCGGCTTCCTGACCATCCTCGGCTATTCGCTCTACGACACGGTGGTCGTCTTCGACAAGGTCAAGGAGAACACCCGCAACCTCTCCCGCACCAAGAAGACCTACGCCGCCGCGGCCAACCTGGCGGTCAACCAGACCCTGGTGCGCTCGATCAACACCTCGATCATCGGTCTGCTGCCGGTCGTCGCGATCCTCTACGTGAGCACGGTCCAGCTCGGCACGTCCGCGCTGAAGGACATCTCGCTGGTGCTCTTCGTCGGTATGGCCGTCGGCACCTACTCCTCGATCTTCATCGCCACGCCGCTGCTGGTGCACCTCAAGTCGGGCGAGAAGGCGGTCGTCGACGCCGAGAAGCGTGCCGCGGCGCGGATGAAGGAAGCCGACAAGTACGCGACTGTGCCGGTCTTCGACGAGGGCATGGCTGTCTCCGACGCGGAGGAGCCGGACGAGCTCCGCGAGAGCGACTCCGACGACCTGCACGAGGCAGGCGTGAGCCGCGGCACGGGCGCGGTCTCCAACAACGCCGCGATGGGCAAAGGTCGCAACACCCCGGCCCAGCAGCGGGAGGTCTCCGACAGCGGAGCCTCGGGTCGCCCGCAACCGAAGCGTCAGTCGAGGTCGAAGCGCAAGTGACGGTGCCCGCGACCGATCCGCACAGCGGCGCCCGGTCGCTCGAGGAGACTCTCGAGCGGCTGGTCGCCGACGTGCCCGACTTCCCCGAGCCCGGCGTCGGGTTCAAGGACATCACCCCGCTGCTGGCCGACCCCGAGGGCTTCGCCCAGGTGGTCGCGGCGCTCGCGACACCGGGGCGTGACGCCGACGGCGCCGTGGCGGTGACCAAGGTGCTCGGCATGGAGTCGCGAGGCTTCATCCTCGGTGCTCCGGCTGCCCTCCACCTCGGCGTCGGGTTCGTGCCGGTGCGCAAGGCCGGCAAGCTGCCGCGTGAGACCCACGCGGTCGCCTACTCGCTCGAATACGGCGAGGCGACCCTCGAGATCCACACCGACGCGGTCGCGCCGGGGGAGCGGGTGCTGGTCATCGACGACGTGCTCGCCACCGGTGGCACCGCAGCGGCGACCATCGAGCTCGTCGAGCGTTGCGGCGGCATCGTCGTGGGTGTCTCGGTGCTGCTCGAGCTCGCCTTCCTCGACCCGCGTGCGAAGCTGCCGAACACTCCGGTCCATACGCTGCTGACCAACTGAGGCTCACTCAGCACTGTCCACGCCACAGGTGTCGGCCTAGCCAACCCTCCGGGTCTGGCCGGTAGACTCTGAGCATGGCAGAGGATCGCATCGTCGCGCAGCCTCGTGCGCACAACATCGAGGCCCGGGAGAGCAGCGGACCCGCACCGTCGGGCCGCAGCGTACGCGCGCGACTGGCGAGGATCGGCGGCCGCGGAGCCCCGGGCAACCCTGTGCTGGAGCCGTTGTTCCGGGCGGTGCGGTCCAACCACCCCAAGGCCGATCTTTCCCTGCTCGAGCGTGCCTACGTCACCGCCGAGCGTCTTCACGGCACCCAGATGCGCAAGAGCGGTGACCCCTACATCACCCACCCGCTGGCGGTGACCACGATTCTTGCCGAGCTCGGCATGACCGAGCCGACCCTGGTCGCGGCGCTGCTCCACGACACCGTCGAAGACACGCCCTACACGCTCAAGGAGCTCACCCGCGACTTCGGTGAGGAGGTCGCCCACCTCGTCGACGGCGTCACCAAGCTCGACAAGGTCATCTACGGCGACTCCGCCCAGGCCGAGACGATCCGCAAGATGGTCGTGGCGATGTCGCGCGATATCCGGGTGCTGGTGATCAAGCTCGCCGACCGCCTGCACAACATGCGTACGCTGCGCTACGTCCCGCAGAAGAGCCAGGAGCGCAGCGCGCGCGAGACGCTCGACATCTATGCGCCGCTGGCCCACCGGCTCGGCATGAACACGATCAAGTTCGAGCTCGAGGATCTCGCCTTCGCGACCCTCTACCCGAAGATGTACGACGAGCTCGTCCGCCTCGTCGCCGACCGCAACCCGTCGCGGGAGAAGTTCCTGGCCCAGGTCATCGACCAGGTCGAGCGCGACCTGCACGAGGCCCGGATCAAGGCGACCGTCACCGGACGACCGAAGCACTACTACTCGATCTACCAGAAGATGATCGTCGGAGGTAAGGACTTCTCCGACATCAACGACCTGGTCGGCATCCGCATCCTCGTCGAGGACGAGCGCGACTGCTACTCCGTCCTCGGCATCCTGCACTCGCGGTGGAACCCCGTCCTGGGGCGTTTCAAGGACTACATCGCGATGCCGAAGTTCAACATGTACCAGTCGCTGCACACCACGGTCATCGGTCCTCAGGGCAAGCCGGTCGAACTGCAGATCCGCACCTTCGCGATGCACCGTCGCGCCGAGTTCGGTGTCGCCGCTCACTGGAAGTACAAGGAAGAGGGCCGCGCCGGTGTCGACACCGACCGGCCGATGGACAACGACATGAACTGGGTCAAGCAGCTCATGGACTGGCAGTCGGAGGTCAACGACCCCGGCGAGTTCCTGGAGTCGCTGCGCTTCGAGATGAAGCGCACCGAGGTCTATGTCTTCACCCCCAAGGGCGACGTGATCGCGCTGCCCGCCGACGCGACGCCGGTCGACTTCGCCTACGCCGTCCACACCGAGGTCGGCAACAAGACCATCGGCGCCCGGGTCAACGGCCGGCTGGTGCCGCTGGAGTCGACGCTCGAGAGCGGCGACGTCGTCGAGGTCTTCACCTCGAAGGCGCAGAACGCCGGCCCGTCGAAGGACTGGGGCTCCTTCGTCAAGTCCAACCGGGCCAAGGCGAAGATCCGCCAGTGGCACACCCGTGAGCGCCGTGACGAGGCGATCGAGAAGGGCCAGGACGCGATCGCCCGGCTCATGCGCAAGGAGGGCCTGCCCCTCAAGCGGCTGATGTCGCGTGAGTCGCTCATGCAGGCCGCCGACCACTTCGACCTCGCCGACGTCGAGGCGCTCTACGCCGCCGTCGGCGAGAGCCATCTCTCCGCGCAGGCGGTCGTACGCCGCGTCATCGAGGACCATGGCGGCGACGACGGTGCCGCCGAGGATCTCGCCGAGGCCATCAACGTCGGCCGCAAGCGTCACGGCAAGGTCTCTTCGGCCGGGTCCGACGCCGGCGTCGTGGTCAAGGGTTCTCCCGATGTCTGGGTCAAGCTCGCCAAGTGCTGTACCCCGGTGCCCGGCGACGAGATCCTGGGCTTCGTCACCAAGGGCGGGGGAGTCTCGGTCCACCGCACCGACTGCACCAACGCCACCGAGCTGCGCGCTCACCCCGAGCGCCTCCTCGAGGTGCAGTGGGGCTCCACCTCCAACTCCGTCTTCCTGGTCAACATCCAGGTCGAGGCGCTCGACCGTGCGCGGCTGCTCTCCGACATCACGATGGCCCTCTCCGACGCCCACGTGAACATCCTCAGCGCCCAGCTCACCACCACCCGCGACCGCGTCGCGAAGTCCCGCTTCTCCTTCGAGATGGCCGACTCCAAGCACCTCGACTCCGTCCTGAAACAGGTACGCACCGTCCCCGGTGTCTTCGACGCCTACCGCATCACCCAGTAGGAGGAGATCGGCATGTTCACCTGGATCCTCATCATCGCTGGGGTGCTTCTGGTCGCCGGCATCGTCTGGACGACGTTCGGCAAGAGCGCCAAGCAGGTCGACCACGAAGACGTTCGCCAGGGCCGGCTCGGTGATGCCGCCAAGGGCGACTACAACGGCGGGTTCTGACTCTGGGCCGCGCAGCGACGCGGGTGAGATGACCTGAGCCCTGCTCGGGGTATCTCCGTGCGGGTTCGGGGTGCTTCACCGATGTGGGCCCCGCTGCACCGCCCCAGGATGACGTACATGACCTTTCACCTCGTACGTCCCCTGGCAGCTGTCGCGATCGCGGTGATGATCGCGAGCCTCAGTGCGCCCGCCGCGACCGCGGCAGCTCTCCCAGAACGATCCGACCGGCCGCCGACGCCACACCTCGACTGGACTCCGTGTCCGGACGCGCCCGACGCCGACTGCGCCACGCTGGAGGTGCCGGTCGACTGGTCTCAGCCGAAGGGGGAGACCTTCGAGCTCGCCGTGGCGAGACACCGGGCGACCGATCCAGACGCCCGGGTGGGGGCGATGGTCTTCGGCCCGGGCGGCCCCGGCGACTCGGGCGTCGAGCGGATCACGACCGGGATCGACCGGTTCAGCGAGCGGTTGCAGGCGCGCTTCGACATCGTCAGCTTCGACCCGCGCGGTGTCGGCGCGAGCAGCCCGCTGCGATGCTCGGCCGACCTGGTCGCCCAGATGCCTCCCGTCGTGATGCGCGACGAGACCGCCTTCGAGTCGATGAGGACCTTCGCCGGTCGCCTCCGCGCCGACTGCCGCGAGCACACCGGCCCGGTCTATGAACACATGAGCACCCTCGACACCGTGCGCGACCTCGAGGCGCTGCGCCGAGCGCTCGGCGAGCCCCGGCTGACGTTCCACGGGTCGTCCTACGGCACCCTGCTCGGACAGCAGTACGCCGCGGCCCACCCCCATCGCGTCCGGGCGATGGTGCTCGAGAGCGTCAACGACCACAGCCTCGGCGCGCGCCGGTTCCTCGACGGCTCCGCACGGGCCGCCCAGGACACGTTCGACGAGTTCGTGACCTGGTGCCATCGCGATCAGGAGTGTCCGCTGCGCGACAGCGACGTCAACGCTCTGCTCCGCGACCTGGTGCAGCGCGCGGAGCGCGGTGAGCTGAGCGACCCCGACGACCCGCACCGAGCCCTGACTCCTTATGACCTGACCTTCACCGAGGTCCAGCGCCGGCTCTACGATCCCGAGCGCCGACCCGAGCTCGCCGCACGCCTCGCCGCGCTGGCGGCCGCGCCCGAGCCGACCGCCGGCACGGGGGAGCGCGCGGGCCAAGGCGGCGCGGGCGAGGGCAGCGCGGGTGCGGTGATCCCGCTCCCGATCCCGATCTTCTGCAACGACTGGGAGATGCAGCCGTCGAGCTACGCCGACTACGAGCGCACCCTGGAGCGGATGCGAGACCGCGCCCCCGACCTGCCCTACCCCGGCGCTCTGATCGCTCCGGCGCTCTGCCTCGGCGCGCCGCCCGCGGCCAACCCCCAGCGTCCGATCGACGTCGCTCCGG
The sequence above is drawn from the Nocardioides albertanoniae genome and encodes:
- the ruvC gene encoding crossover junction endodeoxyribonuclease RuvC, which translates into the protein MRVLGIDPGLTRCGMGVVDGSLGRPLSMVDVGVIRTSADLPVWDRLVSIEKGIDAWIEEHRPEAVAIERIFARSNVSTIMGTAQASGLAMVCAARRGLPVALHTPSEVKAAVSGNGRADKAQVTAMVTRILRLPTAPKPADAADALALAITHQWRGGANNRIEAAVAAAAQQPRRRITR
- the ruvA gene encoding Holliday junction branch migration protein RuvA, whose amino-acid sequence is MIASVRGTVSAVSLSTAVVEVGGIGIEMLCTPNTLATLRPGEEAHLPTSLVVREDSLTLFGFTDTDERTLFELLQTASGVGPKLAQAMLAVLSPDGIRLAISSEDTKTLTKVPGIGQKGAQRVILELKDRVGAPAGTAAAPAPTAASAPWRDQVSEALVGLGYSAKDADKAVTAIEPEAGDQANISLLLRAALRTLSKA
- the ruvB gene encoding Holliday junction branch migration DNA helicase RuvB; its protein translation is MHEDDLDRAEDDYFASLTLAEADGDDRAVEAALRPKTLDELIGQQRVREQLSLVLEAARRRERAPDHVLLSGPPGLGKTTLAMIIAAEMSAPLRITSGPAITHAGDLAAILSGLNEGEVLFVDEIHRMSRPAEEMLYLAMEDFRVDVVIGKGPGATAIPIDLPPFTLVGATTRAGLLPGPLRDRFGFTGHLGLYEPEDLELIVRRSAGLLEVTLQDDGAAEIAGRSRGTPRIANRLLRRVRDYAQVKADGTVTQEIAAKALDLYEVDALGLDRLDLAVLDALCRRFGGGPVGISTLAVAVGEERETVEEVAEPFLVRSGFLARTPRGRVATPAAWGHLGLPVPASAEAAAWSADSLWDEP
- the yajC gene encoding preprotein translocase subunit YajC, with amino-acid sequence MEFLPFIVIIVLFYFLLIRPQQKRAKQARELQLNLQPGDKVMLTAGVFGTVTEVEETTTNIKVEIADGVVIQVVRQAVAQKVDVVPADEIDEADETEETDEASDDAVEAPAEKTSADADNVIVDLDKKD
- the secD gene encoding protein translocase subunit SecD, with product MARKTARPGRTLALLFLAIAIMFGGIAFAGTWKPELGLDLRGGTEISMTAKNSEGGSVPKESLDEAKSIIDQRVNGSGITGGRVTTEGNDVIKVSIPGTGKVQQETAERVRQTAKLRFRLVACSPQKPCGGGAGGNDPGSMIQQDPTGGAAPGTSPRAPFAGEKASPSEGESASGDASSKPSASADADAEKKSDNATVKVDDAVKFMRQPPTEWATKYSSFSCPAPGSDPIEDVPGQPLLTCDDQGAPYLLTPAVIEGTEIKEASYGIPQQQANYVVTLDFKSDGNKTFAETTGAIAGSGEQFAIVLDGKVISAPTADSRISGGAQISGDFTQKTSAALANNLKYGSLPLDFPEEGIQTRVIGPSLAGNQLTAGLWAGLIGLILVVVFSVLYYRAMSIVVIGSLAVAGAATYGMVLLLSETAGVTLDLPGVAGLIVGIGITADSFIILYERMRDDMREGRSMRVAVDTAWVRARNTCLASDAVSFLAAFVLYVFATNEVKGFAFMLGLTTIIDVLAFFWFTYPMTKLMARWGFFNKGHVLSGMDQRAIGTVDDARPGTTTLVGGKA
- the secF gene encoding protein translocase subunit SecF codes for the protein MSKMSISRLGKELYTGEKSFDFVGRRMLWYAISAVVLVAVVLGVSLQGINLGIDFTGGTRYTVSVEKADQKMADELRTAVGDTSVEAADGATVRTSGPRSIVIETKAVGNGSEGDADIMGAITKTADVAEDDVSRTGIGPSWGERVASKAGLALGIFLVGVILFIWIYFREWKMSVAAVAALLHDVVITVGVYAIVGFEVTPATVTGFLTILGYSLYDTVVVFDKVKENTRNLSRTKKTYAAAANLAVNQTLVRSINTSIIGLLPVVAILYVSTVQLGTSALKDISLVLFVGMAVGTYSSIFIATPLLVHLKSGEKAVVDAEKRAAARMKEADKYATVPVFDEGMAVSDAEEPDELRESDSDDLHEAGVSRGTGAVSNNAAMGKGRNTPAQQREVSDSGASGRPQPKRQSRSKRK
- a CDS encoding adenine phosphoribosyltransferase, translating into MPATDPHSGARSLEETLERLVADVPDFPEPGVGFKDITPLLADPEGFAQVVAALATPGRDADGAVAVTKVLGMESRGFILGAPAALHLGVGFVPVRKAGKLPRETHAVAYSLEYGEATLEIHTDAVAPGERVLVIDDVLATGGTAAATIELVERCGGIVVGVSVLLELAFLDPRAKLPNTPVHTLLTN
- a CDS encoding RelA/SpoT family protein translates to MAEDRIVAQPRAHNIEARESSGPAPSGRSVRARLARIGGRGAPGNPVLEPLFRAVRSNHPKADLSLLERAYVTAERLHGTQMRKSGDPYITHPLAVTTILAELGMTEPTLVAALLHDTVEDTPYTLKELTRDFGEEVAHLVDGVTKLDKVIYGDSAQAETIRKMVVAMSRDIRVLVIKLADRLHNMRTLRYVPQKSQERSARETLDIYAPLAHRLGMNTIKFELEDLAFATLYPKMYDELVRLVADRNPSREKFLAQVIDQVERDLHEARIKATVTGRPKHYYSIYQKMIVGGKDFSDINDLVGIRILVEDERDCYSVLGILHSRWNPVLGRFKDYIAMPKFNMYQSLHTTVIGPQGKPVELQIRTFAMHRRAEFGVAAHWKYKEEGRAGVDTDRPMDNDMNWVKQLMDWQSEVNDPGEFLESLRFEMKRTEVYVFTPKGDVIALPADATPVDFAYAVHTEVGNKTIGARVNGRLVPLESTLESGDVVEVFTSKAQNAGPSKDWGSFVKSNRAKAKIRQWHTRERRDEAIEKGQDAIARLMRKEGLPLKRLMSRESLMQAADHFDLADVEALYAAVGESHLSAQAVVRRVIEDHGGDDGAAEDLAEAINVGRKRHGKVSSAGSDAGVVVKGSPDVWVKLAKCCTPVPGDEILGFVTKGGGVSVHRTDCTNATELRAHPERLLEVQWGSTSNSVFLVNIQVEALDRARLLSDITMALSDAHVNILSAQLTTTRDRVAKSRFSFEMADSKHLDSVLKQVRTVPGVFDAYRITQ
- a CDS encoding alpha/beta hydrolase; the protein is MTFHLVRPLAAVAIAVMIASLSAPAATAAALPERSDRPPTPHLDWTPCPDAPDADCATLEVPVDWSQPKGETFELAVARHRATDPDARVGAMVFGPGGPGDSGVERITTGIDRFSERLQARFDIVSFDPRGVGASSPLRCSADLVAQMPPVVMRDETAFESMRTFAGRLRADCREHTGPVYEHMSTLDTVRDLEALRRALGEPRLTFHGSSYGTLLGQQYAAAHPHRVRAMVLESVNDHSLGARRFLDGSARAAQDTFDEFVTWCHRDQECPLRDSDVNALLRDLVQRAERGELSDPDDPHRALTPYDLTFTEVQRRLYDPERRPELAARLAALAAAPEPTAGTGERAGQGGAGEGSAGAVIPLPIPIFCNDWEMQPSSYADYERTLERMRDRAPDLPYPGALIAPALCLGAPPAANPQRPIDVAPGAPILLVNSRHDPATPHAWAQSLERKLRGRGVLLTYEGSGHGAYTSSPCVERIVDAYLIDGEVPPRNASCPTT